The genomic interval TAGGCCTTACCACAGGACCCCCCGAGTCTCCTGTGTCCACATGTAGAGAGCTAGCTAGCATGGCAGCAAGACCTGCATTAGTTAAAGGGCTACCAGCATCTCTACAGAGGCGAACCCAATCTGTCAGGGACTTCCCTCGATTTTGTGCAAGAATAACTTTACATTCTTTATTGCACTGTTCGAATATCATCTGTTTGATAACTGTTTCTGCTACCCCTGGGTCAGAAAAGATTCTTTCTGCTGCGGTCTGCATTTTTGCCACAAAGTCTACAAATGGTTCGGTGGGTCCTTGGTGAATGCTGGTAAGCGAGGCCTGAGCTTCCCCTTCCCCGGTCAGCTTTTTCCATGCTCCCACAAAGCAGCGGAAGACTTGAGCATAGACTTCTTGTGGATACCCCGTCTGATTGTGGGCGTGGGTGCCTTTTCCTAGTAGCATGTCGGCATTCCACCCACCCCGCCTCCCTGCGGCATTCTTTGCCGCTTGTTCTTCCGCTAATTCCTCAAACCACGCTTTCCAGTCGATGTACCGACCTGGAGGCAAGCAAGCACGAGCGAGCTGATAAATGTCTGCGGGCGTGTGGTTTAGTGCCGAGAGGTTCTCAACCATATTTAGAGTGAATGGTGCATTCGGGCCATACTGATGAACAGCTTGTCTTAATTCTTTTAACACTTTATAGTCATAGGCCTCATACTGGTTATTACCGGGAGGATTAATAAGGACTGGAAACATGCCTGTTGGCTGATTAGCACTTATCGCATTAAAAGGGTTCCATCTCCAAAAGAATCTCCCCCTACCAAGAGTTAACGAGCGGCCCTGTGGGGCTGTATACGCGGGCGGCGGAGGTAGGCAAAGTGGTCCCTCCTCCTGCCAGCGCTCCGGAAATTCAGGGTTACCTTCTGGAGGGGGTGAAAAAGAATCATGACAGTTACCCGAGTCGGCCACTAGGGGGAGCCCGTATCGGGGGTCTAAGGTGGAAACACCAGGGCCTCCCCCCAAAGGCCCCCGCGTCACGCTCGCGGGTGCGGGCGGGGCGGAAGGTCGTGGGCAGGTTTCTAGCTCAATTAACGGGTTTTCATTTGTCCCCACACCCTTACCGTCCTCTGATGCTGAGTCCGAGCTGTCTGATGAGGCGCCTGGCTCCGACGGCCTGCCTCTGCAAGAACCGTCCGTAGACGAGGCAGACCGGGAACTTTcagactgccccatgcttgcagtcggcactagCTTCAAGCGTGCTCGGTGACGTCTACCGAGCTCTCCCCCGGGGTGGCCTGAGTACCCACGGGCCTTAACCCTCAAGTAAAGCAAAGACACTTACCTcttcgcggtgatcaggcgcgaagGTTGAGAGGAATCAGGAGAGGCGCGAGGatgttccccgtacgggccaccacttgtccggagcttcttctcttggtctctggtccccggccggcgggggAAGACGCTGAAGAAAAAGACTCGGACACACTCCTCCAGGTTTGTCGTAAGTGCCAagttttactggagctaagcttgcacaCCTTGTTACATTTCTCACGCAGGGGGGAGACTCCCtgcgggggacaacctctatgcggccgtcaagcacggctctctgcgggctGTCTCCCCGACTTCCCGCCCGGGGTCCTAGATATAGTGTGGTGATTACCAATGGCTGAGCTACACGTACAAGGCTGGGATAGGTGGATAGGAGAGGCGGACGTGTACATCATGGGCGGAAGTGACGATCGGGTGCCATCTTGGCCCGAACGTCGGGTATACGTATAaagcggaaacaggatgcgggcgccatcttggctcactcgatgggcggggggaactctagggcaggctgcggcgtgtccactaggcctgacccgggaggcggctctccacaggaTAAAATATTAGAGACACATCAGTTTTAGAGGGATATCAGTTCTTGTAATCTGTAACCTCTTGGATGCCTATCAGCCCAAACCTTTTACGatttttagatatttccttctgactTCTTGTCCAACTCACATGTGAGAACATTACTTTGATTCAACAAATCCAATAAAGGTTATTAATTAAAGTAATCTTGATGTTGGTCTTAGAATCACAGATTCTGCATAGTACCTTCAAAATGGCCAAGAGACACACAGgtggcattttcattcttcaccATTTTAGCCACACTACCATTTACTATTTTAGTATCAGGATATAGCTGAGGTTTATTCTTTAGCCTGTGGTCCTCAAACTTCCTGAGGAGAACTTTCTATCTTATTGACAAAGTTCTTGATTAGAACTTTGGAGACAGaattggagaaggaaaatgcagagaacaGTCAGAATTGACCTAACTTGTGGACCTGCTCACCCAGGCAGATGGTGTCACTGCAGTCCCAGCTCTGCTCTAGCTGATACCTGATCCTGTCTCAGTGAcagaacttcagttttctcatgtatGAAATGAGAATAACAAAGCATTCCTCACATTGGATGCTCACTTATTGTTAATTCCCTTTCTCTTCGTTCCTCTTAGGCATTTTCTCTTAGCCCCCTTTTCTCTTGAAAAAAACAGGAGAACTAGGAGACCAAAGACTTCTGATGCATGCACTGGAGTCCTGAAAAACCTGTGCCTCCCTTTCAGCATccgtggaggactaaggagaaccTAAAGCTGATTCCAAAACTTTCCTTGGAGAAACAACTCCAAAAGCTATCTCAAAtgacccatgacaaactctggatctgttctgtaacgatttgttgaagagtgcctttgaaaaatattgctttttttctttctttgctttgtaaatatgttgtattatacaattttaaaagtttaaaacaataacaacaaattaTCTCAAATGGGTCTATATTGGACGACATCAAACAAAGAGAGGCAAAATTGAGAAGAAGGCAAagtttgctttcagttccttCCCCTTCTTTATTTGAAAACCCTTCTTTTTCCTGATGCccagtatcttttcctggacacTCAGATGCCCTGGGTCAAGCTTTTCTTCTCTAGGGAAACCTGTCGACCTAGGTGGGACTCAAGCTTCAGCCCTCTTATCTCTCAATTATGCTCACCACAACTCTTATGCTGGAAGCTGCCCCAGTTCAGAGACTTCTGGAAGAATAGCTGATAAAAGAAGTCACTCAGAGATTAAAAAGCTAGTAAGGTTTTTTTGGTCTTCTTACCCAAGAGAATGTACAGCTTCTCCTGTGGTACATTTTAAGGACAAGGCACCATAAAGGGggccttttaaatttaatttcttatctatttaaatatttttatcaagaaaaaataatacacataaaaccaccaaaaatggatatcttagttagcttacccATAGGTGTATTTAAATGAAGTATCcaaaataatcattgtaaagcctgtattTGTACAGAAATTTTCATCAACCaacttaaaattaagaaaaacatacctgaagattgggagaaagatcaagggcaAAGGTGGAGCTATGACAgaaacataggatttaacaaatgagtatgacggccaaatcaccacactgacagttcttttagtctcctgtgcaAGGGGCCCTTTTATTATCTTTCCTAGCCCCTATCCTGAATCCATAcgtaaaaagaaatttatttgccAAAGAGGCAAAACAGCCATCTACTAGGCAGTGCCTGTTATCAGCAGGAGATAAGCAGTGTTGCTCCCTGACCTCATACAACTGCTGCCCAAAGCAAGTAGCCTGAGCAGCCGGCACAGGGAAGCTTCTGGGATATTTCCAATACCTGTGAACACCCACAATTAGAGGCTTCAGAGAACGCCCTTTGGAATTTCCTAGTCTTAAAAGAATTATTTTGAGTACGGATTGAGGTGGAAACATTTTTTAAGGCAACCAACTGTCTAAGTATGTTCCTTGTCTACCTACAGAAGAGGCATACTTTGGCTGAAaggattttctttgctttttcctgCTCTAAGGCAGGCAAAACtgagaaaaaggggaaaattctTTCAGCCCTTAGGAACTTTCCAACTGAAAACACTAAATTTTCAAGTGGTAAAATAAAATTACCAATAAACGAAGCAATAGAGGAACTTGGCCGGCCTCAAAGCAATTCTCTTGGAACCCATGACAGAGGAAAAAGGTGGGACCAGCTGCCTGGTTAGCTTTGACATGGGAGACAGTAAGCAGACCTGGTAGGAGGTGCCATCTTCACACCATCCCAGGGGAGAGAAGTTCAAGCAGTGGAGACATCTGTGGAACGCTGGAGACAAGAGGTGCAGCCAGAGTAGCTGGGTTTGCTGCAGAGAAACAAAGACTTTGTAGCTTGGTTAGGTATATCCGAGGAGGCCAACGGTCACAAACCAAAAAAAGGTTTTCCACGTACACCCTGCAGAACGGGCTTA from Tamandua tetradactyla isolate mTamTet1 chromosome 26, mTamTet1.pri, whole genome shotgun sequence carries:
- the LOC143669720 gene encoding endogenous retrovirus group K member 10 Gag polyprotein-like, translated to MGQSESSRSASSTDGSCRGRPSEPGASSDSSDSASEDGKGVGTNENPLIELETCPRPSAPPAPASVTRGPLGGGPGVSTLDPRYGLPLVADSGNCHDSFSPPPEGNPEFPERWQEEGPLCLPPPPAYTAPQGRSLTLGRGRFFWRWNPFNAISANQPTGMFPVLINPPGNNQYEAYDYKVLKELRQAVHQYGPNAPFTLNMVENLSALNHTPADIYQLARACLPPGRYIDWKAWFEELAEEQAAKNAAGRRGGWNADMLLGKGTHAHNQTGYPQEVYAQVFRCFVGAWKKLTGEGEAQASLTSIHQGPTEPFVDFVAKMQTAAERIFSDPGVAETVIKQMIFEQCNKECKVILAQNRGKSLTDWVRLCRDAGSPLTNAGLAAMLASSLHVDTGDSGGPVVRPKTCFGCGKPGHFKRECPGRAPNQRQNEPRVQSKLCGRCRKGPHRAEDCRSAFSAEGERLSGRPEQPSKNGRRGPPNTEGPRPAPLRSVRPPGPQDWTSVPPPDSY